The Branchiostoma floridae strain S238N-H82 chromosome 3, Bfl_VNyyK, whole genome shotgun sequence genomic sequence ACGGTTTTCTCAGTGAGCGGTGATCAGCAAAGTGAGCCAGTAACGAAAAAGTACCAGCTGCCTTTGAGCAAGCCTACCAACGTGAAAGCAACGCCAACAGATACAAGTATCAAAGTACAATGGGATTCGATTCGGCTTGGTGACAACAGGTACAGTTATCATCTTTCCGTTGTGCAAAGACACGAAAGTTCCAGTCAGGTAAATGTTGCAGAAGAAGGGGAAAGCTCCACAAAAGACGACAAGGCTCAAGGGGAAGCTGACATACAAACATCGAACGAAATCGTAGATTTAGATGCCTCGGAAGCCTCATCTGTCGTTCCCGGACAATTCGTTACCGTTCCCAACTCACGGAATCACCGTTTGTCTCACACATTTCACGGTCTCACTCCTGGAGTAGACTATGAGGTAAAAGTGAAAAGTTTGTCTCTGAAGGTTCCTCCAGAAGACGCCAGCGAATCTAAATCGGCGGCTATTGGACCCAGTGAGGCGGAAATCTCGCATTACGAAAGTCAACCTTGTTGCAAATTTCTGAGGACAAAGCCTACAGCCCCGGAAGATATCGTGATCAACGAATGTGACGTCCGTCCAACAAGCATTCCAATTAGTTGGCCTGAAGCGAAAGGAAAAGTTGAGAAGTACGACGTGTCCATCTTTGACGCAAAGACAAAACAAGGTATCCAAACCAAGTCTGTTGCAAAATCTGAAGGACAAGCTCTCTCACACACCTTTGAGAATCTTGTAGCCGGTGGACAATACATCGTTGAAGTCATAAGTGTCAACAAGGGAGATAAGAGTGACCCTAAGCGAATGACACAGCAAACCCCACCTCTACCCCCAACTAACCTAAAGGTAGATTGTGATAAACGTTATAAAACCATCAGAATAACATGGAAAGCACCGCAAGGGGAAAGGGATGTATACCTTATCCAAGCAGAACCACACACAGACGATGACATGCCCATCAAAGTTGAAAAGAACAAAACGTCGTGTACAATACCAAATGCCGTACCAGGAGAAAAGTACACAATAGCTGTCTGGACAAGAAGAGGGGACCTTTCCAGTGAAAGGTCGACTGAGCCGTTCCAGGTACCAGTAAGTCAGGCAAAGAACGTTCAAACAAAGGATGTGGACGACAAGACGATTAAAGTTACTTGGGAAGAATCTAAAGGAAAAAAGACTGGTTATCATGTTTGCATTGATCCTAAAGATGGAGCAAACAAagaacaggaaaataaaactggAGACCTGACTCATTGCTTCACAGAACTAGTACCTGGTAGACTGTACACTATAAGTGTCATCACACTGTGTGAAGAAGTGGAAAGTGAACCAGTGAAGATAACACAACGAACCGAAATCAGTCCGGTCGCTGAAATCACAACCGACGGTGGGGTCACAGAAACGTCTATAAAACTAAGGTGGAGTCAACCAGAAGGAGACCAAGATAAATACCGCGTTGCCATTTACAGGAGTTCCGTGGAAGGCCATCGTGACAAGATGGTAGGTAATCCTCACGAATTCTCATCATCAAGCAGTGATCCGGAATATACATTTCACGGCCTCCGTCCTGGTCGTTTATATATCCTTACAGTTGAAAGTGGATGTGGGGGTGACTGgagcaaagaaaaagaagaacctCAGAGAACAACGGTTACTCCAGTAAGCAATCTTCAAGTGTCGAACGTCACTTGCGTTTCGTTCAAACTATCATGGGTACATGCAGTGGGAGACAAAGATGGCTACCACGTACGAGTTACACCAAAGCTACAAGAAGAACATAAGGATGCTTGGAAAATTATTCCTGTCCAAGAAGACAAAAATGAGTACGATCTTGAAGAGCTGACACCTGGGAGAGAATATACAGTGGACGTTGTAACAGTCAGCGGGGACCAGGAGAGTGTCCCTGTTTCTCGTACACGACGGACTGTGGTAGCTCCAGTGACTGAACTACGCGCTAGGACCAGTAAGGAAGGCCAGCTTGAGCTCGAATGGACTGAAGCAGAAGGCGATAAAGACAAATACGTCTGCAAAATTGTCAGTCATGGCCAATGCCCAAGTCAATACCCAAGTCAGTCAATCACAAAGGACAAGAACGAATGGGTGCTGACCGGGTTGGTTCCTGgtgaaatgtatgaaataaggcTGATCACAGTAAGTGGTGGTGTAAAAAGTGACAAGAAACCTAATTGCTGCCAGAGGGTCATGCCATGTGCACCGAAAATACATGCTAAGTCAACATCAACCCTAGATACGTTGACAGTAACTTGGGAAGATTCGGTGAAGGACTGTGTCAAGGAGTGCTACGAAGTAAAACTTCATCCAGCTAGAGATCCTCAAGCTCTGATAACTGATCGTACTGACAGAAACGATTACCAGTTCACAGGTTTACTTCCGGGAACAGAGTATCAGGTGTCAGTGTGTTCAGTGAGTGCAGAATTGCGCAGCAAAGAAGACCTTCAGATTGTCACAACAGAGGTTTCCGAACCGGTTATAAGGAACATAAAAGCTGAAGAGAACAAAATTGAAGTAGAACTTGATGAAACAAAGGGAAACGTAGAGAAGTACATATGGACGAGACAAGAAAGTGACAACAACTCACCGGGACAGGAAATCAGCGTGAATGTCGGTGACGTGTTGTCGAGTAACACTGATGTTGTCACTCCTTTACAAAAGAGTGTCCAGAGAAGGGGGCCTTCCCACAATAATTT encodes the following:
- the LOC118411716 gene encoding tenascin-N-like, which translates into the protein MVPRNVRVENVMDESVLVKWDQPVRGKVDRYRVDLSSQNRTLLCKDTHELTYKFNQLQPLTKFDITVYSIRGQDLSEPTESVSCITKPSAVKSLRVEAASYDELTVVWDPSCDQAEYQVKIEPDEGKMTDRNPADPSASFSGLTSGKAYTVTVVTKVGEDLSKPARKCFWTQVKPVDKIYINEDNVTTSSMYVSWDKPEGVVEDYLVSVSPKHCREHTVNIKPEHDLGHSFEKLQTGVQYKITVKARSGNSTSAPKDKFQHTKVEKVREVRIAAVDEYSVTISWVSPQGNVDNYYLKATRQNQDDTEGIQSELKAAEIFMTPTTRHPEEKKVPGTVTRHVFRELCPGASYTVAVQAESGPFKSAPVCTTVSTKPAAIGKVEVAGVTENNIALKWDRAVGVNDSYAIDVRKDGRLVTKQIVPASDKLEYTIASLHPGRTYDIEIRTMNGRTAGSRPFELSKSTKPLPPTPSGLSVKFNEHVQRGCILVSWPPLGRNSDVDKYCVQISPTWAVDTASKEVRASDPLAVQFQDPMQGPKYSVTVFSVSGDQQSEPVTKKYQLPLSKPTNVKATPTDTSIKVQWDSIRLGDNRYSYHLSVVQRHESSSQVNVAEEGESSTKDDKAQGEADIQTSNEIVDLDASEASSVVPGQFVTVPNSRNHRLSHTFHGLTPGVDYEVKVKSLSLKVPPEDASESKSAAIGPSEAEISHYESQPCCKFLRTKPTAPEDIVINECDVRPTSIPISWPEAKGKVEKYDVSIFDAKTKQGIQTKSVAKSEGQALSHTFENLVAGGQYIVEVISVNKGDKSDPKRMTQQTPPLPPTNLKVDCDKRYKTIRITWKAPQGERDVYLIQAEPHTDDDMPIKVEKNKTSCTIPNAVPGEKYTIAVWTRRGDLSSERSTEPFQVPVSQAKNVQTKDVDDKTIKVTWEESKGKKTGYHVCIDPKDGANKEQENKTGDLTHCFTELVPGRLYTISVITLCEEVESEPVKITQRTEISPVAEITTDGGVTETSIKLRWSQPEGDQDKYRVAIYRSSVEGHRDKMVGNPHEFSSSSSDPEYTFHGLRPGRLYILTVESGCGGDWSKEKEEPQRTTVTPVSNLQVSNVTCVSFKLSWVHAVGDKDGYHVRVTPKLQEEHKDAWKIIPVQEDKNEYDLEELTPGREYTVDVVTVSGDQESVPVSRTRRTVVAPVTELRARTSKEGQLELEWTEAEGDKDKYVCKIVSHGQCPSQYPSQSITKDKNEWVLTGLVPGEMYEIRLITLKPCKQYSITVRAESAGKKSDHVHIYQHTRPHRPRKPECGNEGMNNFSVFWSPPLTEEERGRIVGYRVKFRRLANNLSTIEEVGEDDWKWLDPGNTTQQKIDETNADNTDYEIGIVSVAEIESHKPEDEGRKIKIESEPCLQ